From a region of the Oryza sativa Japonica Group chromosome 6, ASM3414082v1 genome:
- the LOC107275917 gene encoding E3 ubiquitin-protein ligase EL5, producing MLASAAEFTDNPAATATVAARHGVDGGGSRVVVPLFLVTVSLFFVTYQLFGVAAAAGAMVLDVCAVALAALNVTVTRARRFPFLRLSLGGEEGHGGGGGAGGGDVAPAAAGMDAAAIMALPAAFGYKREQTAAAAGGWAQCSICLGLARVGEAVRRLPSCGHLFHAGCVDEWLRAHATCPLCRAAVCAAGPEPELPV from the coding sequence atgctcgcctccgccgccgagttCACGGACAACCCGGCGGCGACAGCCACGGTGGCGGCGCGacacggcgtcgacggcggcggcagcagggtGGTCGTGCCGCTGTTCCTGGTCACCGTGTCCCTGTTCTTCGTCACGTACCAGCTCTTcggcgtggccgcggcggccggcgccatgGTGCTCGACGtctgcgccgtcgccctcgccgcgctCAATGTCACGGTCACCCGCGCGCGCCGCTTCCCCTTCCTGCGCCTGTCGCTCGGCGGGGAGGAAggccatggtggtggtggtggcgccggcggtggtgacgtggcgccggcggcggccgggatggacgcggcggcgatcaTGGCGCTCCCGGCGGCCTTCGGGTACAAGCGGgagcagacggcggcggcggcggggggatgGGCGCAGTGCTCGATATGCCTCGGCCTGGCGCGCGTCGGCGAGGCCGTGCGGCGGCTGCCGTCGTGCGGGCACCTGTTCCACGCCGGCTGCGTCGACGAGTGGCTGCGCGCGCACGCGACGTGCCCGctgtgccgcgccgccgtgtgCGCCGCCGGGCCGGAGCCGGAGCTGCCCGTGTGA